A DNA window from Flavobacteriales bacterium contains the following coding sequences:
- a CDS encoding sensor histidine kinase yields the protein FYRVDKSPSRDVGGSGLGLSIVKHIIESHGQSINAKSEVGKGSTFSFTLQKAKN from the coding sequence ATTCTATCGGGTGGATAAGAGTCCATCCCGTGATGTGGGGGGCTCTGGCCTTGGCCTATCTATCGTAAAACACATCATTGAGAGTCACGGTCAGTCCATCAATGCCAAAAGTGAGGTCGGCAAAGGTTCTACCTTCAGTTTCACCTTGCAGAAAGCGAAGAATTAG